One window of the Ammospiza caudacuta isolate bAmmCau1 chromosome 9, bAmmCau1.pri, whole genome shotgun sequence genome contains the following:
- the C9H10orf105 gene encoding uncharacterized protein C10orf105 homolog → MRGHHMHFGKMSSGNGTSPTPPVLGLLEPVPPSASSPEGTDWLPTIVGLVCIFLVLATLLTLVTLCHLRALGRSPWGPHEWLPQHPVDDSQPQLRLWKRLGSLRSSISSFRRSQMVFQSTLACPRSFSSSQDGDIMESTKM, encoded by the exons ATGCGAGGTCACCACATGCATTTTG GGAAGATGAGCTCTGGCAACGGGACCTCTCCCACCCCACCTGtccttgggctcctggagccggtgccacccagtgccagctcccCTGAGGGCACAGACTGGCTGCCCACCATCGTGGGGCTCGTCTGCATCTTCCTGGTGCTGGCCACCCTGCTGACCCTTGTCACCCTCTGTCACCTTCGGGCGCTGGGCCGCTCCCCCTGGGGTCCCCACGagtggctgccccagcaccccgTGGATgacagccagccccagctgaggcTCTGGAAGCGCCTGGGCTCCCTGAGGAGCTCCATCAGCAGCTTCAGGAGGAGCCAGATGGTGTTTCAGAGCACCCTGGCCTGTCCCAGGAGCTTCTCCAGCAGCCAGGACGGGGACATCATGGAGTCCACCAAAATGTGA
- the VSIR gene encoding V-type immunoglobulin domain-containing suppressor of T-cell activation isoform X1, with protein sequence MGTARPRPGLLLAALCLLASHGGAAAFLISTPYSLCVCPEGQNVTLSCRVSGALAERHDLLYKTWYFSSTGDQGCSDKRHVRNVTDRELHHDLARHHNASQKPSSPGRPSGHRGVELVLDHHGAFHIVVTNVTLQDSGNYCCYAVEVSREGHGKPHTLQVAHGFVELQVQRGKGGLQNCTFHTATGKDITAAALATGACIVGILCLPLILLLIYKQRQAASSRRAHELVRMDSRAQGIENPVFEAGPAGSAEPRARAPLHYAAGRLPSESGRHLLSEPSTPLSPPGPGDCFFPTLDPVPDSPNSLKA encoded by the exons gaggagcagcagcgtTCCTGATCAGCACCCCGTACTCGCTGTGTGTGTGCCCCGAGGGCCAGAACGTGACCCTGAGCTGCCGCGTCAGCGGCGCCCTGGCCGAGCGGCACGACCTGCTCTACAAGACCTGGTACTTCAGCAGCACGGGTGACCAGGGCTGCTCCGACAAGCGCCACGTGCGCAACGTCACCGACAGGGAGCTGCACCACGACCTGGCCAGGCACCACAACGCCTCCCAGAAACCCTCCTCCCCGGGCAGGCCGAGCGGCCACCGCGGCGTGGAGCTCGTCCTTGACCACCACGGCGCCTTCCACATCGTGGTGACCAACGTGACGCTGCAGGACAGCGGGAATTACTGCTGCTACGCCGTGGAGGTCAGCAGGGAAGGGCACGGCAAGCCCCACACCCTGCAGGTGGCCCATGGCTTCgtggagctgcaggtgcagagAG GCAAAGGAGGCCTTCAAAACTGCACATTTCACACTGCCACCGGCAAAG ACATCACGGCGGCCGCGCTGGCCACGGGCGCCTGCATCGTGGGcatcctctgcctgcccctcaTCCTGCTCCTCATCTACAAGCAGAGAcaagctgccagcagcagac GTGCCCACGAGCTTGTCAGGATGGATAG CAGGGCGCAGGGCATCGAGAACCCCGTGTTCGAGGCGGGGCCGGCGGGCAGCGcggagccccgggcccgggcCCCGCTGCACTACGCGGCCGGCAGGCTGCCCTCCGAGTCCGGCCGGCACCTGCTGTCGGAGCCCAGCACGCCCCTGTCCCCGCCCGGGCCCGGGGACTGCTTCTTCCCCACGCTGG ATCCTGTTCCTGACTCACCAAATTCCTTGAAAGCCTGA
- the VSIR gene encoding V-type immunoglobulin domain-containing suppressor of T-cell activation isoform X2 has protein sequence MGTARPRPGLLLAALCLLASHGGAAAFLISTPYSLCVCPEGQNVTLSCRVSGALAERHDLLYKTWYFSSTGDQGCSDKRHVRNVTDRELHHDLARHHNASQKPSSPGRPSGHRGVELVLDHHGAFHIVVTNVTLQDSGNYCCYAVEVSREGHGKPHTLQVAHGFVELQVQRGKGGLQNCTFHTATGKDITAAALATGACIVGILCLPLILLLIYKQRQAASSRRAHELVRMDRAQGIENPVFEAGPAGSAEPRARAPLHYAAGRLPSESGRHLLSEPSTPLSPPGPGDCFFPTLDPVPDSPNSLKA, from the exons gaggagcagcagcgtTCCTGATCAGCACCCCGTACTCGCTGTGTGTGTGCCCCGAGGGCCAGAACGTGACCCTGAGCTGCCGCGTCAGCGGCGCCCTGGCCGAGCGGCACGACCTGCTCTACAAGACCTGGTACTTCAGCAGCACGGGTGACCAGGGCTGCTCCGACAAGCGCCACGTGCGCAACGTCACCGACAGGGAGCTGCACCACGACCTGGCCAGGCACCACAACGCCTCCCAGAAACCCTCCTCCCCGGGCAGGCCGAGCGGCCACCGCGGCGTGGAGCTCGTCCTTGACCACCACGGCGCCTTCCACATCGTGGTGACCAACGTGACGCTGCAGGACAGCGGGAATTACTGCTGCTACGCCGTGGAGGTCAGCAGGGAAGGGCACGGCAAGCCCCACACCCTGCAGGTGGCCCATGGCTTCgtggagctgcaggtgcagagAG GCAAAGGAGGCCTTCAAAACTGCACATTTCACACTGCCACCGGCAAAG ACATCACGGCGGCCGCGCTGGCCACGGGCGCCTGCATCGTGGGcatcctctgcctgcccctcaTCCTGCTCCTCATCTACAAGCAGAGAcaagctgccagcagcagac GTGCCCACGAGCTTGTCAGGATGGATAG GGCGCAGGGCATCGAGAACCCCGTGTTCGAGGCGGGGCCGGCGGGCAGCGcggagccccgggcccgggcCCCGCTGCACTACGCGGCCGGCAGGCTGCCCTCCGAGTCCGGCCGGCACCTGCTGTCGGAGCCCAGCACGCCCCTGTCCCCGCCCGGGCCCGGGGACTGCTTCTTCCCCACGCTGG ATCCTGTTCCTGACTCACCAAATTCCTTGAAAGCCTGA